In one Nitrospira sp. genomic region, the following are encoded:
- a CDS encoding ribosome maturation factor RimP gives MSWSTQEPADRARGREAQFIAERVRTIADPIARALGVHVVDVECVGQGQRTLVRVFLDTPGGVSLNECEQVHVSLGHALDIEDPIAHAYTLEVSSPGLDRPFKRREQYHRALGTPVNLKLRTPINGQWRVIGTLREVRDEGVTLAVEEKKTEQLVPLTWDQIAEGRPHVTF, from the coding sequence ATGAGCTGGAGCACGCAGGAGCCGGCCGATCGGGCCAGGGGGCGCGAGGCCCAGTTCATTGCCGAGCGCGTCCGGACCATTGCCGATCCCATCGCCCGCGCGCTGGGTGTCCACGTGGTGGACGTCGAATGTGTCGGCCAGGGGCAGCGGACGCTGGTCCGGGTCTTCCTTGACACGCCGGGCGGCGTGAGCCTGAACGAATGCGAACAGGTGCACGTGTCGCTGGGCCATGCGCTGGACATCGAGGATCCGATCGCGCATGCCTACACGCTCGAAGTTTCGTCCCCGGGGCTCGACCGGCCCTTCAAGCGTCGCGAACAGTACCATCGGGCCTTGGGCACGCCGGTCAACCTTAAGCTCCGGACCCCGATCAACGGGCAGTGGCGAGTGATCGGCACGCTGCGCGAGGTGCGCGACGAGGGGGTCACGCTCGCGGTGGAGGAGAAGAAGACGGAGCAGCTTGTGCCCCTGACGTGGGACCAAATTGCGGAAGGACGTCCGCACGTAACGTTTTGA
- the nusA gene encoding transcription termination/antitermination protein NusA translates to MNGKELIAVIDQLGREKGIDKTRILGAVEMALQTAAKKRFGQGENVKVEIDAKTGEISVVSLKTIVETVTNPKAEISITEARKVDDGAEVGDEIGSLIDMDELGRIAAQTAKQVICQKVREAEWEAVQKEYSTRQGDLINGIIIGQERRNYIVDLGKTEAILPIQEQIPRETYRRGDRVKALLVEVRKTPKDVQVILSRSHPTFVSKLFELEVPEVGEKIVEIKGVVREPGDRTKIAVSSRDKAVDPVGACVGIKGSRVQAVVRELRGEKIDIIAWTNDPRVFIAEALNPANIEKVGIDEEKKSALVVVADSQLSLAIGKNGQNVRLAARLTGWKIDIISATEYEKEKVERDKEIKAALAEEAQAQREEEEARAARQAETAASEATA, encoded by the coding sequence ATGAATGGTAAAGAATTGATTGCAGTCATCGATCAGCTCGGCCGCGAGAAGGGCATCGATAAGACCCGGATTCTCGGCGCGGTGGAAATGGCGCTCCAGACGGCCGCCAAGAAGCGGTTTGGCCAGGGCGAGAACGTGAAGGTCGAGATCGACGCCAAGACGGGCGAGATTTCTGTGGTCTCGCTCAAGACCATCGTCGAGACGGTCACGAACCCCAAGGCCGAAATCTCAATCACGGAAGCCCGCAAGGTGGATGATGGTGCGGAGGTCGGCGACGAAATTGGTTCGCTCATTGATATGGACGAGCTCGGCCGCATCGCCGCGCAGACCGCCAAGCAGGTGATCTGCCAGAAGGTCCGCGAGGCCGAGTGGGAGGCGGTGCAGAAGGAGTACTCGACCCGCCAGGGGGACCTCATCAACGGCATCATCATCGGCCAGGAGCGGCGCAACTACATCGTGGATCTCGGTAAGACCGAGGCGATCCTGCCGATCCAGGAGCAGATCCCCCGTGAAACCTACCGCCGCGGCGATCGCGTGAAGGCACTGTTGGTCGAAGTGCGAAAAACTCCGAAAGACGTACAGGTGATTCTGTCGCGGTCGCACCCGACCTTTGTGTCGAAGCTGTTTGAGCTCGAAGTGCCCGAGGTCGGCGAGAAGATCGTCGAGATCAAGGGCGTGGTGCGCGAGCCGGGCGACCGGACAAAGATCGCCGTCTCCTCGCGCGACAAGGCAGTGGACCCGGTGGGTGCCTGCGTCGGCATCAAGGGCTCGCGCGTGCAGGCGGTCGTGCGCGAGCTGCGCGGCGAGAAGATCGACATCATCGCTTGGACGAACGATCCGCGCGTATTCATCGCGGAGGCGCTCAACCCGGCCAACATCGAGAAGGTCGGCATCGACGAGGAGAAGAAGTCGGCGCTGGTGGTGGTGGCGGACTCGCAGCTCTCGCTGGCCATCGGCAAAAACGGCCAGAACGTGCGGCTCGCGGCGCGGCTGACCGGGTGGAAGATCGACATCATTAGCGCGACCGAATACGAGAAGGAAAAGGTCGAGCGCGACAAGGAAATCAAGGCGGCGCTGGCCGAGGAAGCGCAGGCGCAGCGTGAAGAGGAAGAAGCCCGCGCCGCACGGCAGGCGGAAACGGCCGCGTCCGAAGCCACGGCGTGA
- the infB gene encoding translation initiation factor IF-2, translated as MSGTRVHDLAKQLGMESKALLADLKKLGIAVKSHSSTLDDDTVQTVTKKLGGAQPAAQDATKPAAKKAAVVTRDGKPAPASVEDPPKADKKRLLFKKKKDDELVAEPETAPQPMSPMHPAPQPVVEPEGPAAVVEQPTPAPAPASAPAQTAAPIAAPAAPAPAADIAGRKKPELGPVPDEGLKDKLKKSKKTGRVKDEDDLRFRADAARWQDLRAIPIHRREDRSRHQPVSTVTEITKPRQKAVKLTAGLTVKEFSEVIGQRPADVMRKLMDTGQMLTLNQPINLDAAQLIAESYNVKTEVMVEKRGEDLLVEPTDVESGSTATPRPPVVTIMGHVDHGKTSLLDAIRQTKVAEGEAGGITQHIGAYTVSVHGKAVTFLDTPGHEAFTSMRARGAKITDLVILVVAADDGVMPQTVEAVNHAQAAGVPIIVALNKIDKPGANPDRIKNQLAEHQLIPEAWGGQTIYVEVSAKQKTGLDTLLEMILLQADVLELKADPVRPAKGTVVEARLDRGRGPVATVLVQSGTLKVGDAFVVGPLSGRVRALNSDRGGKVKDAGPSIPVEVIGLPGVPGAGEPFVVVKDERTAREIAEARAQKQRAVEVGSAPGKVTLDDLFARIKEGAVKELAVVIKADVQGSAEALGNAVEKLSTDAVKLRVIHSGVGAITETDVMLASASRAIVIGFNIRPEPKASALAEKDGIDLRLYTIIYNAIEDIKAAMEGLLEPTLKERVLGRAEVRQVFTIPKAGVIAGCYVTDGMIQRAGASVRVIRDNVPVYQGKLGSLRRFKDDVREVQQGYECGMSVENFSDVKTGDVLEVFVVDKIATKL; from the coding sequence ATGTCCGGCACCAGAGTGCATGACCTCGCCAAGCAGCTTGGGATGGAGAGCAAGGCATTGCTCGCCGATCTCAAGAAGCTGGGCATCGCCGTGAAGTCGCACAGCAGCACGCTGGACGATGACACCGTGCAGACGGTGACGAAGAAGCTGGGCGGCGCCCAGCCCGCCGCGCAGGATGCGACCAAGCCGGCAGCGAAGAAAGCCGCGGTCGTGACGAGGGACGGGAAGCCCGCACCGGCTTCTGTCGAAGACCCTCCCAAGGCCGACAAGAAGCGGCTCCTCTTCAAAAAGAAAAAGGATGACGAACTGGTTGCGGAACCGGAAACAGCGCCGCAGCCGATGTCGCCGATGCACCCGGCTCCCCAGCCGGTGGTCGAGCCGGAGGGGCCCGCAGCGGTCGTCGAGCAGCCAACTCCCGCACCGGCACCGGCTAGCGCACCCGCACAAACCGCAGCTCCTATCGCTGCACCGGCCGCTCCCGCGCCAGCGGCCGACATTGCTGGGCGGAAGAAGCCGGAACTGGGGCCGGTTCCGGACGAAGGCCTTAAGGACAAGCTCAAAAAGAGCAAAAAGACCGGACGGGTGAAGGACGAGGACGATCTGCGGTTCCGAGCAGATGCGGCCCGCTGGCAGGACCTGCGCGCGATCCCCATCCATCGCCGCGAGGACCGCTCCCGCCATCAGCCGGTTTCGACCGTCACCGAGATCACCAAGCCTCGGCAGAAGGCCGTGAAGCTCACGGCCGGGCTCACCGTGAAGGAATTTTCAGAAGTGATCGGCCAACGCCCGGCCGATGTGATGCGCAAGCTCATGGACACCGGCCAGATGCTGACGCTCAATCAACCGATCAATCTGGACGCGGCGCAGCTGATCGCCGAAAGCTACAACGTCAAAACCGAGGTCATGGTCGAGAAGCGGGGCGAGGATCTGCTCGTCGAGCCGACCGACGTCGAATCGGGCAGCACGGCTACGCCGCGGCCGCCGGTTGTCACCATCATGGGCCACGTGGACCACGGCAAGACCTCGCTGCTCGACGCCATCCGGCAGACGAAGGTCGCCGAGGGCGAGGCCGGCGGGATCACGCAGCACATTGGCGCCTACACGGTGTCGGTGCACGGCAAGGCCGTGACGTTCCTCGACACGCCCGGCCACGAAGCCTTCACCTCCATGCGGGCGCGCGGCGCCAAGATCACCGACCTCGTCATTCTCGTCGTGGCGGCGGACGACGGGGTCATGCCGCAGACGGTCGAGGCGGTCAACCACGCGCAGGCAGCTGGCGTGCCGATCATCGTCGCGCTCAATAAAATCGACAAGCCTGGCGCCAATCCAGACCGCATCAAGAACCAGCTCGCCGAACATCAACTGATTCCGGAAGCCTGGGGCGGCCAGACGATCTATGTAGAAGTCTCTGCGAAGCAGAAAACCGGCCTCGATACGCTCCTGGAAATGATTCTGTTGCAGGCGGACGTCCTCGAGCTCAAGGCGGATCCGGTGCGCCCGGCCAAGGGGACTGTCGTCGAAGCGCGGTTGGATCGCGGCCGCGGGCCCGTGGCAACCGTGCTCGTGCAGAGCGGAACATTGAAAGTGGGCGACGCCTTCGTCGTGGGTCCCCTCAGCGGGCGCGTACGCGCGCTCAACAGCGATCGCGGTGGCAAGGTCAAGGATGCGGGGCCCTCGATTCCCGTCGAAGTCATCGGCCTCCCCGGCGTCCCGGGCGCGGGTGAGCCCTTCGTCGTCGTCAAGGACGAGCGGACGGCACGGGAGATCGCCGAGGCGCGCGCGCAGAAGCAGCGCGCGGTCGAAGTCGGCTCCGCTCCAGGCAAGGTCACGCTCGACGATCTGTTTGCGCGGATCAAGGAAGGCGCCGTCAAGGAACTGGCCGTCGTCATCAAGGCCGACGTGCAGGGCTCGGCGGAGGCACTAGGCAACGCCGTCGAAAAACTTTCGACCGATGCGGTCAAGCTCCGTGTGATCCACTCGGGCGTCGGCGCCATCACCGAAACAGACGTGATGCTGGCTTCGGCCTCGCGCGCCATCGTCATCGGCTTCAACATCCGGCCCGAACCGAAGGCCTCCGCGCTTGCCGAAAAAGACGGCATCGACCTCCGGCTCTACACAATCATTTACAACGCCATCGAGGACATCAAGGCGGCGATGGAAGGGCTGCTCGAGCCCACGCTCAAGGAGCGCGTGCTGGGCCGCGCCGAGGTCCGCCAGGTGTTCACCATCCCGAAGGCGGGCGTCATCGCCGGCTGTTACGTGACGGACGGGATGATTCAGCGTGCTGGCGCCAGCGTGCGGGTAATCCGTGACAACGTGCCGGTCTATCAGGGCAAGCTGGGCTCGCTGCGGCGCTTCAAGGACGATGTGCGCGAAGTGCAGCAGGGCTACGAGTGCGGGATGAGTGTAGAGAATTTCAGCGACGTTAAGACCGGCGATGTGCTGGAAGTGTTCGTCGTGGATAAAATCGCGACGAAGCTCTGA
- a CDS encoding DUF503 domain-containing protein, with translation MIVGICTVELFIPDGQSLKSKRQVIKSLKDRLREKFNISVAEVDEQDLWQKAVLGIACVANETAHVNQVLDQVLNQIRSVPLVEIVRSRIELL, from the coding sequence ATGATCGTCGGCATTTGCACCGTTGAACTGTTCATCCCCGACGGGCAGTCACTGAAGTCAAAGCGGCAGGTCATCAAGAGTTTGAAGGACCGGCTCCGGGAGAAGTTCAATATCTCAGTGGCCGAGGTGGACGAGCAGGATTTGTGGCAGAAGGCGGTGCTCGGCATCGCCTGCGTGGCGAATGAGACGGCCCACGTCAACCAGGTGCTGGATCAGGTCTTAAACCAGATCCGGTCCGTGCCGTTGGTCGAAATCGTGCGGTCGCGCATCGAGTTGCTCTGA
- the rbfA gene encoding 30S ribosome-binding factor RbfA has product MAKTAYSRAARVADQIRMEVADIIMRKTKDPRVASVTVTDVEITNDLRLAHVFVTTMLDTEQERAAFAGLGKAAGFIRSELGRRLNLRYTPELVFQKDTAGPRGDRILSILDHLDEERRKQGEPEQT; this is encoded by the coding sequence ATGGCCAAGACTGCATACAGCCGGGCCGCGCGGGTGGCGGATCAGATCCGCATGGAAGTGGCGGACATCATCATGCGGAAGACCAAGGACCCGCGCGTGGCGTCCGTGACGGTGACCGACGTGGAGATTACGAACGATCTGCGGCTGGCCCACGTGTTCGTGACGACGATGTTGGACACCGAACAGGAGCGCGCGGCGTTCGCCGGATTGGGCAAGGCAGCGGGCTTCATCCGGTCCGAACTGGGCCGGCGGTTAAACCTGCGCTACACGCCCGAGCTGGTGTTTCAGAAGGACACGGCCGGTCCGCGTGGCGACCGGATTTTGTCCATCCTCGATCATCTGGACGAGGAGCGGCGCAAGCAGGGGGAACCGGAACAGACGTAG
- the truB gene encoding tRNA pseudouridine(55) synthase TruB, with amino-acid sequence MMETAARYKASVGAGVLNVNKPAGWTSHDVVAKIRGLLNEPKVGHAGTLDPAATGVLPVLIGRGTRIAEYLLAWDKEYRAVLRLGQTTDTQDATGRVLATKPTDGLTDETIRVAVESFRGRITQTPPMYSAVKVGGVPLYKAARAGKTVARAAREIEIHALDVLAIAGPAVTLRVRCSKGTYVRTLCADIGAALGVGGHLLSLERTRVGPLAVEQALTIEAVAAHALAGQLADDLLTLDGALAMLPAVIVDARTAERVRHGVAVPAGAGRWEVQSQGARAVRVKDTAGQLLAIGALAPGSAGANVAPSVTIEKVLVDVETVSR; translated from the coding sequence GTGATGGAGACCGCCGCGAGGTACAAGGCGAGCGTTGGCGCCGGCGTCCTGAACGTGAACAAGCCGGCCGGCTGGACATCGCATGACGTGGTCGCAAAAATCCGCGGCCTCTTGAACGAACCCAAGGTCGGCCATGCCGGGACACTTGATCCGGCAGCCACCGGTGTGCTGCCCGTGCTGATTGGGCGTGGCACACGCATCGCGGAATATCTGCTGGCGTGGGACAAGGAATACCGCGCAGTCCTGCGACTGGGGCAGACGACCGACACGCAGGATGCGACGGGCCGTGTGCTGGCAACGAAGCCGACCGACGGCCTAACGGACGAGACAATCCGGGTGGCGGTCGAATCATTTCGCGGGCGGATCACGCAGACCCCGCCCATGTATTCGGCGGTGAAGGTCGGTGGCGTGCCGCTCTACAAGGCGGCGCGGGCCGGCAAGACGGTCGCACGGGCGGCGCGGGAGATCGAAATCCACGCGCTCGATGTGCTGGCTATCGCCGGCCCGGCTGTGACGTTGCGTGTGCGGTGTTCGAAGGGCACCTACGTGCGGACACTCTGCGCGGACATCGGTGCGGCGCTGGGCGTCGGCGGGCATCTCTTGTCGTTGGAGCGGACGCGCGTCGGACCGCTGGCGGTCGAGCAGGCGCTGACGATCGAGGCCGTTGCCGCGCATGCGCTGGCCGGGCAGTTGGCGGACGATCTGCTCACGTTGGACGGCGCGCTGGCGATGCTGCCCGCGGTCATTGTGGATGCGCGGACGGCCGAACGGGTTCGGCATGGCGTGGCGGTGCCGGCCGGAGCCGGACGCTGGGAAGTGCAGTCCCAGGGCGCGAGGGCGGTGCGCGTGAAGGACACAGCCGGACAATTGCTGGCGATCGGGGCGCTTGCGCCCGGATCGGCGGGCGCCAATGTGGCGCCCAGCGTGACGATCGAGAAAGTCTTGGTGGATGTCGAGACAGTCAGTCGGTAG
- the rpsO gene encoding 30S ribosomal protein S15, whose translation MALTKEAKTGLVKQYQQHKTDSGSPEVQIAVLTNRITYLTEHFKLHKKDHHSRRGLLELVGRRRRLLSYLQKTDVSRYKAVLDRLGIRK comes from the coding sequence ATGGCACTTACAAAGGAAGCAAAAACGGGTCTCGTGAAGCAATATCAGCAGCACAAGACCGACAGCGGGTCGCCGGAGGTGCAGATCGCGGTACTGACCAACCGCATCACGTATCTGACCGAGCACTTCAAGCTGCACAAGAAGGATCATCACTCGCGGCGCGGGTTGTTGGAACTGGTCGGCCGCCGCCGCCGCCTGCTGAGTTATCTGCAGAAGACGGACGTCAGCCGGTACAAGGCCGTGCTGGACCGGCTGGGCATTCGGAAGTAG
- the pnp gene encoding polyribonucleotide nucleotidyltransferase — protein MVHVIEIDLAGKTLRLETGRLARQADGAVLASYGDTVVLATAVASQTAKPGVDFLPLTCDYQEKAYAAGKIPGGYFKREGRPSEKEVLTSRLIDRPLRPLFPEEWHFETQVIASVLSADQTGTADVIGITAASAALSVSNIPFLGPIAGVKVGRVDGKFVINPDLTTLEKSDLHLVVAGTADAVMMVEGGANEQPEAVMLGAIEAAHAEIKKIVAKIRELQGKVGKTKRIAPEEHIDEGLKKQVREIVAKQIREAIFIPNKSARQEKLDAIKKEAVEKLKSDDPNRERHVKLTFHSLEYTEVRHMILEKGSRADGRGPADIRPITCEVGVLPRTHGSALFTRGETQSLAVVTLGSTDDEQRIDALEGEYFRTFMLHYNFPPFSVGEARPLRSPGRREVGHGALAERALKPVLPDKEKFPYTLRLVSDILESNGSSSMATVCGGSLAMMDAGVPIAEPVAGIAMGLIKEDSRVTILSDILGLEDHLGDMDFKVTGTKNGVTALQMDIKIAGITPALMKDALEQARKGRLHILEAMAKALTAPRTNLSPYAPRIFTLKIKQDKIREVIGPGGKTIRGIIAECGVKINVEDTGIVSVAAVDEASARKAIDRINNIVEEVEVGRIYTGTVRKIMDFGAFVEILPGTDGLVHISQLAHHRVKSVADEVQEGQQIMVKVLEVDRQGKIRLSRKETMEPPPGAAQDS, from the coding sequence ATGGTTCATGTGATTGAAATCGATCTGGCCGGGAAAACACTCCGGCTCGAAACCGGCCGCCTTGCGCGGCAGGCAGACGGCGCGGTGCTCGCGTCCTACGGGGACACGGTTGTCTTGGCGACGGCCGTCGCATCCCAGACGGCGAAACCGGGCGTGGACTTTCTTCCGCTCACGTGCGACTACCAGGAAAAGGCCTACGCGGCCGGCAAGATTCCGGGTGGGTACTTTAAGCGCGAAGGGCGGCCCTCGGAGAAGGAAGTGCTCACCAGCCGGCTCATCGACCGGCCGCTCCGTCCGCTGTTTCCCGAGGAGTGGCATTTTGAAACGCAGGTGATCGCCTCGGTCCTCTCGGCCGACCAGACCGGGACGGCCGACGTCATCGGCATCACGGCAGCCTCGGCCGCCCTTTCCGTGTCAAACATTCCCTTTCTCGGGCCGATCGCCGGGGTGAAAGTTGGCCGCGTGGACGGGAAATTCGTCATTAATCCCGATCTGACGACGCTGGAGAAGAGCGACCTGCACCTCGTCGTGGCCGGCACGGCCGACGCGGTGATGATGGTCGAGGGCGGTGCCAACGAGCAGCCGGAAGCCGTCATGCTAGGCGCAATTGAGGCCGCCCATGCCGAGATCAAGAAGATCGTGGCGAAGATCCGAGAGCTCCAGGGCAAGGTCGGCAAGACGAAGCGCATCGCGCCCGAGGAACATATCGATGAGGGACTCAAGAAGCAGGTGCGCGAGATCGTGGCCAAGCAGATCCGCGAGGCGATTTTCATCCCGAACAAGTCGGCCCGCCAGGAAAAGCTGGACGCGATCAAGAAAGAGGCGGTGGAGAAGCTCAAGTCCGACGATCCGAACCGGGAACGGCACGTGAAGCTGACCTTCCATTCGCTCGAATACACCGAAGTCCGCCACATGATTCTGGAGAAGGGCTCGCGCGCCGACGGCCGTGGGCCGGCCGACATCCGGCCGATCACCTGCGAAGTGGGCGTGCTGCCGCGCACGCACGGCTCGGCGCTCTTCACACGCGGAGAGACGCAGAGTCTCGCGGTGGTGACGCTGGGCTCCACGGACGACGAGCAGCGCATCGACGCGCTGGAGGGCGAGTACTTCCGCACCTTCATGCTGCATTACAATTTTCCGCCGTTCAGCGTCGGCGAGGCGCGGCCGCTGCGCTCGCCCGGACGCCGCGAAGTTGGCCACGGGGCGCTGGCCGAGCGCGCGCTCAAGCCGGTCCTGCCGGACAAGGAGAAGTTCCCTTACACACTCCGGCTGGTCTCGGACATTCTCGAATCCAACGGCTCCTCGTCGATGGCGACCGTGTGCGGTGGCTCGCTGGCTATGATGGACGCGGGCGTGCCGATCGCGGAACCGGTCGCGGGTATCGCGATGGGGTTGATCAAGGAGGACAGCCGGGTGACGATCCTCTCCGACATTCTCGGCCTGGAGGATCACCTCGGCGACATGGACTTCAAGGTGACGGGCACGAAGAACGGCGTGACCGCGCTGCAGATGGACATCAAGATCGCGGGCATCACGCCGGCCCTGATGAAGGATGCGCTGGAGCAGGCGCGCAAGGGGCGGCTGCACATCCTTGAGGCAATGGCGAAGGCGCTGACGGCGCCGCGCACGAACCTGTCGCCCTACGCGCCGCGCATCTTCACGCTCAAGATCAAGCAGGACAAGATTCGCGAGGTCATCGGTCCGGGCGGCAAGACCATCCGTGGGATCATCGCCGAGTGCGGCGTCAAGATCAACGTGGAGGACACGGGTATCGTCTCGGTCGCCGCGGTGGACGAGGCGTCGGCCAGGAAGGCGATCGATCGGATCAACAACATTGTCGAGGAGGTCGAGGTCGGCAGGATCTACACCGGCACGGTCCGCAAGATCATGGACTTCGGCGCCTTTGTCGAGATTCTGCCAGGCACGGACGGGCTGGTGCATATCTCGCAGCTCGCGCACCATCGCGTGAAGTCCGTGGCCGACGAGGTGCAGGAGGGCCAGCAGATCATGGTCAAGGTTCTCGAAGTGGACCGCCAGGGCAAGATCCGTCTGAGCCGCAAGGAGACGATGGAGCCGCCGCCGGGGGCGGCCCAGGACTCGTGA
- a CDS encoding insulinase family protein, which produces MYRKVVLDNGVRLVTERMPSLRSVTIGIWVNVGSRDEVAGEEGFSHFIEHMFFKGTASRSALQISREMDALGGEMNAFTARETTTYYVKVPDEQVRPALALLADLFHGSRFPSGEIEKEKLVVLEEMRMVRDDPEEWVQDLHAQQIFGAHPLGQPILGTAASITKLSRRDILGYIRRYYHPHETVVAVAGNFEPKTMLKLLDAHFGRFERPEASKRHRQPATLHGGLQVHEKDLEQAHLCLGLRGIAVEHKDRYAAALLNAILGGNVSSRLFQEIREKRGLAYSIYSSLSAYSDGGMWSVYAGTRPAEAARTIGLIQKEIARLCATKIPGDELARAKNQMKGSILLGLESTSSRMSKLAKDELYHKRRVTPEELMSGIDRVDAIQLLNLSRALLDGRDLAVAALGPVSRRALSSALN; this is translated from the coding sequence ATGTACCGCAAGGTCGTCCTCGACAACGGCGTCCGTCTCGTCACCGAGCGGATGCCGTCCCTGCGGTCGGTCACGATCGGCATCTGGGTCAACGTCGGTTCGCGCGATGAAGTGGCGGGGGAGGAGGGCTTCTCCCATTTCATCGAGCACATGTTCTTCAAGGGGACGGCCTCCCGCTCCGCGCTTCAAATCTCACGCGAAATGGACGCGCTCGGCGGCGAGATGAACGCCTTCACCGCCCGCGAAACCACCACCTACTATGTCAAGGTCCCGGACGAGCAGGTGCGGCCGGCGCTCGCACTGCTCGCCGATCTCTTCCACGGCTCGCGCTTTCCGTCCGGCGAAATCGAAAAGGAAAAGCTGGTGGTCCTGGAAGAGATGCGCATGGTCCGGGACGATCCCGAGGAATGGGTGCAGGACCTGCACGCCCAGCAGATTTTCGGAGCGCACCCGCTGGGGCAGCCGATTCTAGGCACGGCGGCCAGCATCACGAAGCTCTCCCGCCGCGACATCCTCGGCTACATCCGGCGCTACTACCATCCGCACGAGACGGTCGTGGCCGTCGCCGGCAATTTCGAGCCGAAAACGATGCTGAAACTGCTCGACGCCCACTTCGGCCGCTTCGAGCGGCCAGAGGCGTCCAAGCGGCACCGGCAGCCGGCCACGCTCCACGGCGGGCTCCAGGTTCACGAGAAGGATCTGGAGCAGGCGCATCTCTGCTTGGGGCTCAGGGGTATCGCAGTCGAGCACAAGGACCGCTACGCGGCCGCGCTGCTCAATGCCATTCTCGGCGGCAATGTCAGCTCGCGCCTCTTTCAAGAAATCCGCGAGAAGCGGGGGCTGGCCTACTCAATCTATTCCAGCCTGTCCGCCTACAGTGATGGCGGCATGTGGTCAGTCTACGCGGGCACCCGGCCGGCGGAGGCTGCGCGCACGATTGGATTGATCCAAAAAGAGATCGCACGGCTCTGCGCGACTAAAATTCCTGGCGACGAGCTGGCCCGGGCCAAGAATCAGATGAAGGGCAGCATCCTGCTGGGGCTCGAAAGTACGTCCAGCCGCATGAGCAAGCTGGCCAAGGACGAGTTGTATCACAAAAGACGCGTGACGCCGGAGGAGCTCATGTCCGGCATCGATCGCGTGGACGCGATCCAGTTGCTGAATCTGAGTCGCGCGCTGCTCGATGGGCGCGATCTGGCTGTGGCCGCGCTGGGTCCGGTTTCGCGCCGGGCCCTGTCGTCCGCACTCAACTAG